The Candidatus Dormiibacterota bacterium genome contains a region encoding:
- a CDS encoding tetratricopeptide repeat protein translates to MRRSDGRTAGLLLLLALVCPMPAVADPAARKNNEGNRLYEQKRLDDALKMYVDAQASRPGAPELHYNIGNVLFRKKEYDKAVEEYLRAQAAPDPVLSQAALFNRGNALMMQGRLEDAIQAYVQALRARPDDTDAKRNLELALRLLDQQKKKQQQKPQQDKDQDQNKSPQQQQGEGGGRPPQQQKKPGEMSEDEARQVLEALQQEEKEGIKKHARAAVGDRRPPEQDW, encoded by the coding sequence ATGAGACGAAGCGACGGTCGAACGGCGGGCCTCCTGCTGCTTCTGGCTCTCGTCTGTCCGATGCCGGCTGTGGCCGACCCGGCGGCCAGGAAGAACAACGAAGGGAACCGCCTCTACGAACAGAAGAGGCTCGACGACGCCCTCAAGATGTACGTCGACGCCCAGGCGTCCCGTCCCGGGGCGCCGGAGCTGCACTACAACATCGGCAACGTGCTGTTCCGCAAGAAGGAATACGACAAGGCGGTCGAGGAGTACCTGCGCGCCCAGGCCGCGCCCGACCCGGTCCTGTCGCAGGCCGCCCTGTTCAACCGCGGGAACGCCCTCATGATGCAGGGACGTCTGGAGGACGCGATCCAGGCGTACGTCCAGGCGCTCCGCGCGCGTCCCGACGACACCGACGCCAAGCGCAATCTCGAGCTCGCCCTGCGTCTCCTGGACCAGCAGAAGAAGAAGCAGCAGCAAAAACCGCAGCAGGACAAGGACCAGGATCAGAACAAGAGCCCGCAACAGCAGCAAGGGGAAGGGGGCGGGCGGCCGCCGCAGCAGCAGAAGAAGCCCGGCGAGATGAGCGAAGACGAGGCGCGGCAGGTGCTCGAGGCGCTGCAGCAGGAGGAGAAGGAGGGGATCAAGAAGCACGCGCGGGCCGCAGTCGGCGACCGGCGCCCGCCGGAGCAGGACTGGTGA
- a CDS encoding BatD family protein: MTPRRTALAIVIAVLIAALLGVDPAAAQDVGVRARVDSTSVVEGGQVVLTVEISGPSLGEVAPPDVSGITDFDIVGGPMTSNRFQWINGRTSATRTYSYALRPRQTGSQRIPSLGLLVNGRTYRTEAIDVEVAPAGSAGPPGAPQAAPPGGGIRGGPGRSQGITRPQPAPADAPQVRIVADVDERTAYIGQQVTLRVLLDTQTEILNLGMKDTPTFPGFWAEEIKLPENLEQRRVQRGPESYSEYTLMKRALFPTGTGTLMIPGLTYQIQVRRRSQDPIESFFFTPTETITRRTEPIAIHVQPLPAAQRPEAFSGAVGNFTLSVTADRRESQVNDAVGVKVKVAGEGNLNAVNALPLPDLSDFKQYAPKVSASTSVAGDRMLGEKIWDYVLIPLAPGSQAIPPVRFSFFDPKAGVYRSVASPAIPIQVARGPEGSAGGTVGGVVQSDVRQLRRDIHFIKQAPDGLMDRSRPFYRSRWFAVLILLPVAADFGVFVFSRTRHSQRANARQRRERRARTMARRRLKDAHRRMAPATARAFYAEVARALTEFVAAKFDTSGAGLTHDRIEDFLASRGAPDEERRQFHRCLEACDYARFAPASSGSEEMRRTLQEAEEIIVRLERSLST; the protein is encoded by the coding sequence GTGACGCCCCGCCGTACCGCCCTGGCCATCGTGATCGCCGTTCTGATCGCGGCGCTCCTGGGCGTCGATCCGGCGGCCGCCCAGGACGTGGGCGTGCGCGCCCGCGTCGACAGCACCAGCGTGGTCGAGGGCGGGCAGGTCGTCCTCACGGTCGAGATCTCCGGTCCTTCGCTCGGGGAGGTCGCCCCGCCGGACGTGTCCGGCATCACCGACTTCGATATCGTGGGCGGGCCGATGACCTCGAACCGTTTCCAGTGGATCAACGGCCGGACCTCCGCCACCCGCACCTACAGCTACGCGCTGCGCCCGCGCCAGACCGGGAGCCAGCGTATCCCTTCCCTCGGCCTCCTCGTGAATGGCCGCACCTACCGCACCGAGGCGATCGACGTGGAGGTCGCCCCGGCGGGCAGCGCGGGGCCGCCGGGCGCGCCCCAGGCGGCGCCACCCGGAGGGGGGATCCGCGGGGGGCCCGGGCGGTCCCAGGGAATCACCCGGCCCCAGCCGGCGCCGGCGGATGCCCCCCAGGTTCGCATCGTGGCCGATGTCGACGAGCGCACGGCCTACATAGGGCAGCAGGTCACTCTGCGCGTCCTCCTCGATACCCAGACCGAAATCCTGAACCTGGGGATGAAGGACACGCCGACGTTTCCCGGATTCTGGGCGGAGGAGATCAAGCTGCCGGAAAACCTCGAGCAGCGCAGGGTGCAGCGCGGGCCCGAATCGTACAGCGAGTACACTCTGATGAAGCGGGCCCTGTTTCCCACCGGCACCGGCACCCTGATGATCCCGGGCCTGACCTACCAGATCCAGGTCCGCAGGCGCAGCCAGGATCCGATCGAATCGTTCTTCTTCACGCCGACCGAGACGATCACGAGACGCACCGAGCCGATCGCGATCCATGTGCAGCCGCTGCCCGCGGCGCAGCGCCCGGAAGCCTTCTCGGGTGCGGTGGGGAACTTCACCCTCTCGGTCACGGCCGACCGCAGGGAATCGCAGGTCAACGACGCCGTCGGCGTGAAGGTGAAGGTCGCCGGCGAAGGGAACCTGAACGCCGTGAACGCCCTGCCGCTTCCCGATCTGAGCGACTTCAAGCAGTACGCGCCCAAGGTCAGCGCCTCCACGTCGGTGGCGGGCGACCGGATGCTCGGCGAGAAGATCTGGGACTACGTCCTCATCCCCCTGGCGCCGGGATCGCAGGCGATCCCGCCCGTCCGGTTCTCCTTCTTCGATCCGAAGGCCGGTGTCTACAGGAGCGTCGCGAGCCCGGCGATTCCGATCCAGGTGGCGCGCGGTCCGGAGGGGAGCGCGGGCGGGACCGTCGGCGGGGTGGTGCAGAGCGACGTGCGGCAGCTTCGGCGCGACATCCATTTCATCAAGCAGGCGCCGGACGGGCTCATGGACCGCTCGCGCCCCTTCTACCGCTCCCGCTGGTTCGCCGTGTTGATCCTCCTGCCCGTGGCGGCGGACTTCGGCGTGTTCGTGTTCTCCCGGACCCGCCACTCGCAGCGGGCCAACGCCCGCCAGCGCCGTGAGCGGCGCGCGCGGACGATGGCGCGCCGCCGTCTCAAGGACGCGCACCGGCGGATGGCGCCGGCGACCGCCCGGGCGTTCTACGCCGAGGTGGCCCGGGCCCTGACCGAGTTCGTCGCGGCCAAGTTCGACACCTCGGGCGCCGGCTTGACGCACGATCGGATCGAGGATTTCCTTGCCTCGCGCGGCGCCCCGGACGAGGAGCGGCGCCAGTTCCACAGGTGCCTCGAGGCCTGCGACTACGCGCGATTCGCACCCGCCTCGTCCGGCTCCGAGGAGATGCGCCGCACGCTGCAGGAAGCGGAGGAGATCATCGTCCGTCTCGAGCGGTCGCTCTCGACATGA
- a CDS encoding VWA domain-containing protein codes for MRFAAPEFLWWLLGVPVLIGLFVLSLRRRRLALQAFGDLPLMMRLTGSASLERRIIKAVLVVLASVFLIVALARPQWGAKLESVTRRGVDVIVAVDTSLSMLAEDVKPNRMAQARAAVGSFIDLLRGDRVGVVAFAGTSYVACPLTLDYTAARMFVDVLDVDLIPIQGTAIAEAIQAAVAAFRPGERRYKVLVLITDGEDHEGNVEAAALAAAAEGVVIYTVGVGSPSGEPIPLRNARGDIIGYKEDRGHRKVTSRLGEGDLEATALATGGKYFRSSPEGVELRRVYEEISRMDQRTLSGRTLTAYEERYQFPLGVAILLLGIDTALGERRRRVAAPVPERGEDAA; via the coding sequence ACTGCGCCGCCGCCGGCTGGCGCTTCAGGCCTTCGGCGACCTGCCTCTCATGATGCGTCTGACCGGAAGCGCCAGCCTCGAGAGACGCATCATCAAGGCCGTGCTCGTGGTGCTCGCATCGGTCTTCCTGATCGTGGCCCTGGCGCGTCCTCAGTGGGGCGCGAAGCTCGAATCGGTCACGCGGCGCGGTGTCGACGTGATCGTCGCGGTCGACACCTCCCTGAGCATGCTGGCCGAGGACGTGAAACCGAACCGCATGGCGCAGGCGCGGGCCGCGGTGGGGTCCTTCATCGATCTCCTGCGCGGCGACCGCGTCGGCGTGGTGGCGTTCGCCGGGACGTCGTACGTGGCCTGCCCGCTGACGCTCGACTATACCGCGGCGCGGATGTTCGTCGACGTGCTCGACGTCGATCTCATCCCGATCCAGGGTACCGCGATCGCCGAGGCGATCCAGGCCGCCGTCGCCGCGTTCCGACCCGGGGAGCGGCGCTACAAGGTGCTGGTGCTGATCACCGACGGGGAGGATCACGAGGGAAATGTCGAGGCGGCCGCGCTCGCGGCGGCGGCGGAGGGGGTGGTCATCTACACCGTGGGGGTCGGCAGCCCCAGCGGCGAGCCGATCCCGCTGCGGAACGCGCGGGGCGACATCATCGGGTATAAAGAAGACCGCGGCCACCGCAAGGTGACGAGCCGTCTCGGCGAGGGGGATCTGGAGGCGACAGCACTGGCCACGGGTGGCAAGTACTTCCGGTCCTCCCCTGAGGGGGTGGAGCTGCGACGCGTGTACGAGGAGATCTCGCGCATGGATCAAAGGACCCTGTCCGGGCGTACCCTGACCGCCTACGAGGAGCGCTATCAGTTCCCTCTCGGTGTGGCGATTCTTCTGCTCGGGATCGACACCGCCCTGGGGGAGAGAAGGCGCAGGGTGGCGGCGCCGGTCCCGGAGCGCGGGGAGGATGCGGCATGA